The nucleotide window GTGCCACTATCTAAGATCACATTCCCAGGAGGACCAAATAGCTTTGGAGAAAGATTAAGACTTTGAGATCCCACTTCAATTTCAATTGGATTGACATGATAATGGTTATCAAATGTGATGGGAGTAGTTTTGCCACTGGTTTCTGCATATGGACCAATGATCACATTACCTTTAGAAGAAGGATCACTTGCATTGCCCAAGCAATAAGAAAATTGTTGGGGTACATCACTTTTAAACTGAGAAACCAGTGACAAATTGGTTGCAGAAAGGCCTAATACTCCAGGCAAATGGCCTTGAGAGGAGTTGTTGTTGTCAATACCACAACCAAAGGTCACTTCTAAGGCTACCCTACTTCCATCAGGGTTAGTGAGCATTATTGAATCGGTGCCAAGAAAGCCATTGGTATAACTCCCATCAACATAATAGTTACGGTACCGACACACATTATTGGCATCACAATACGTATCATGATCTGACATGCAATTCAAAGAGCCGCATGATACGTTGGTAAAGGTTTTTGACTTGGTGTGATCATAGATTGATCAAGTCTGTGGCTTCTGATTCTCGGAAGGGTTGCATTGGATCCATAAAAGATCACTACCGGAATCAATGACCGCGAAGACATCAACCCATGGTGAGCCAAAGGAGAATTTTGCAAGGAAGAGGAAATTATCAACATTAACATCATGGGACTTACCTAATCTTCTATTGGAAGCTATGTATGCATTGCGTGCAATTGAGCTTTCATATAATCTCTCAGATTTGTCCCAAAAAGTGGAATCAGAATTATAGAGTGGAGAAAGAGGAGAATCGCGGTGGATGAGATCAAAGGCGAATAACGGGTGTTTAGAATTTGCGTCAGCGGTGGTAATGGATGATAAGAaggttaaaaagaagaaaatgaagattgcaTAGAGTGAAAAGGAAGTTGCCATTGTCTAACCAAAGAAGAAAGCTGAATGAGAGTAGAAGATGACTGCAAAGATTCATAAATATATAGAGGTAAACTACTATAAAGTGGCGTTTGGAACAGCTAGCAACAACATTGAGAGTAGTTTCACATTaatattttcatgattttaaaagatttttccatcaaaaaaataaatatcttgAAAGATTTTAAAATAGATGCATTAATCACCTACCATATGTAGTTGCAGAGAGTAAAACTAGGCCAGTTGTTGTTAGTAAGACTTCCCATGGTGTTAACTCACAAGATGTCAAAATATCTTTAATTCCTTGTCTATCCAACTCCCTTGGATActctttccaaactcaaaacACAAGATCTCTATGGAAACGGCTGTAGGGAATTCCAAGCTAACAATTCAAAGAATATTTTGTTTCATTGATTGTGTTTTTGGAGATTACAATATTACAATATAT belongs to Macadamia integrifolia cultivar HAES 741 unplaced genomic scaffold, SCU_Mint_v3 scaffold2478, whole genome shotgun sequence and includes:
- the LOC122066586 gene encoding probable aspartic protease At2g35615; translated protein: MATSFSLYAIFIFFFLTFLSSITTADANSKHPLFAFDLIHRDSPLSPLYNSDSTFWDKSERLYESSIARNAYIASNRRLGKSHDVNVDNFLFLAKFSFGSPWVDVFAVIDSGSDLLWIQCNPSENQKPSKTFTNVSCGSLNCMSDHDTYCDANNVCRYRNYYVDGSYTNGFLGTDSIMLTNPDGSRVALEVTFGCGIDNNNSSQGHLPGVLGLSATNLSLVSQFKSDVPQQFSYCLGNASDPSSKGNVIIGPYAETSGKTTPITFDNHYHVNPIEIEVGSQSLNLSPKLFGPPGNVILDSGTIYTFLPPKVYKKLSDVISQTIKSFKVTPIPPPRPGMSCYSGNIGRDLNGFPTVTIRFQGEAELVLERWSIFINDGKERFCLAFASTGGSIKRSIIGAMAQQFHNFGFHIDTKQLSIIRSVCSIIPY